In a single window of the Xylanimonas protaetiae genome:
- a CDS encoding cytochrome c oxidase assembly protein, with protein sequence MTARSLPDVATPDDVALTTAAARPWWQVAAAPAAVVVALAAALAAGTYTRAFAPGAFADPGVLVRWGLPLAQTLGNLAAALTLGALVTAAAFVGPGRAQRTALTTAGAAAGAWALAGVLGLVLQYADVVGTRIDDPGFGAGLGQYLTEIELGRTSLVIVGLAAVTSVVALVVRGAVGAIWACVLPLAALAYQSSTGHAASAGGHALAIGAMYLHLVGAALWVGGLGAIAVLVLAARRAPTAERDLWTVAVPRFSVVASWCLVAVGFSGVVSAWVRLGSPSDLVGTRYGWLLVVKAVLLAGLGALGLAHRRRVVRGLVDRAHARAGLVDGARTRAGRVPAGEPAPAGRLATSSSAVRAFVRLAAGELLVMGAVMGVAVGLAASAPPTPDTPLDTSPAFQLTGSPLPPELAGARWITEWRLDPLFAFACAAGVVVYLMWVRRLARRGDRWPVGRTVSWCLGVGVVGWVTNGGPAVYGEVLFSAHMVAHMVLALLVPMLLALGAPVTLLLRAVPGRRDGSRGPREWVLGFVHSRWGRVVANPVVAAVVFVAGMLIFYYTPLFDWSLRSHVGHVWMVVHFTLAGYLFANALVGVDPGPSRPSYPMRLVLLFATMAFHAFFGVALMSQTTLLAADWFGNMGRPWGFTAIQDQQRGGDIAWGIGELPTLVLAIAVAVMWTRSDEREARRRDRKAERDGDVELQEYNAMLAAMAHRDEADR encoded by the coding sequence GTGACCGCGCGTTCCCTCCCCGACGTCGCCACGCCCGACGACGTCGCCCTCACGACAGCCGCCGCCCGGCCCTGGTGGCAGGTGGCCGCGGCCCCGGCGGCCGTCGTCGTGGCGCTGGCCGCCGCGCTGGCCGCCGGCACGTACACGCGGGCGTTCGCGCCGGGCGCGTTCGCGGACCCTGGCGTCCTCGTGCGGTGGGGGCTGCCGCTCGCCCAGACGCTCGGCAACCTCGCCGCGGCGCTCACGCTCGGGGCGCTCGTCACCGCGGCCGCGTTCGTCGGGCCCGGGCGCGCGCAGCGCACCGCGCTCACCACGGCCGGGGCCGCCGCCGGGGCGTGGGCGCTCGCGGGGGTGCTCGGCCTCGTCCTCCAGTACGCCGACGTGGTCGGCACGCGCATCGACGACCCCGGGTTCGGCGCCGGGCTGGGGCAGTACCTCACCGAGATCGAGCTGGGCCGCACCTCGCTCGTCATCGTGGGGCTGGCCGCCGTGACGTCGGTGGTCGCGCTGGTGGTGCGCGGCGCCGTCGGGGCGATCTGGGCGTGCGTGCTGCCGCTCGCGGCCCTGGCGTACCAGTCGTCGACGGGCCACGCGGCGAGCGCCGGCGGGCACGCGCTCGCGATCGGAGCGATGTACCTGCACCTCGTGGGCGCGGCCCTGTGGGTGGGCGGGCTCGGCGCGATCGCCGTGCTCGTGCTCGCCGCGCGCCGCGCGCCGACGGCGGAGCGCGACCTGTGGACGGTCGCCGTGCCGCGGTTCTCGGTCGTCGCCTCGTGGTGCCTCGTCGCCGTCGGGTTCTCGGGCGTCGTGAGCGCGTGGGTGCGGCTCGGGTCGCCGTCGGACCTCGTCGGGACGCGGTACGGCTGGCTGCTGGTCGTCAAGGCGGTGCTGCTCGCCGGGCTCGGGGCCCTGGGGCTGGCGCACCGCCGCCGGGTGGTGCGCGGCCTCGTCGACCGGGCGCACGCGCGGGCCGGCCTCGTCGACGGGGCGCGCACGCGCGCCGGACGGGTCCCGGCAGGCGAGCCGGCTCCCGCCGGAAGGCTCGCCACGTCGTCGTCCGCCGTGCGCGCCTTCGTCCGCCTCGCGGCCGGCGAGCTGCTCGTCATGGGCGCCGTCATGGGCGTGGCCGTCGGGCTTGCGGCCTCCGCGCCGCCGACGCCCGACACGCCCCTCGACACGAGCCCCGCCTTCCAGCTCACCGGCTCGCCGCTGCCGCCCGAGCTCGCCGGGGCCCGCTGGATCACCGAGTGGCGGCTCGACCCGCTCTTCGCGTTCGCGTGCGCGGCCGGCGTCGTCGTCTACCTGATGTGGGTGCGGCGCCTCGCCCGGCGCGGCGACCGGTGGCCCGTGGGGCGGACGGTCTCGTGGTGCCTCGGCGTCGGCGTCGTCGGCTGGGTGACCAACGGCGGGCCGGCGGTCTACGGCGAGGTGCTGTTCTCCGCGCACATGGTGGCGCACATGGTGCTGGCGCTGCTGGTGCCGATGCTGCTGGCGCTCGGGGCGCCGGTCACGCTGCTGCTGCGGGCCGTGCCGGGCCGCCGCGACGGGTCGCGGGGGCCGCGCGAGTGGGTGCTCGGGTTCGTGCACTCGCGGTGGGGGCGCGTGGTCGCGAACCCGGTCGTCGCGGCCGTCGTGTTCGTCGCGGGGATGCTGATCTTCTACTACACCCCGCTGTTCGACTGGTCGCTGCGCAGCCACGTGGGGCACGTGTGGATGGTCGTGCACTTCACGCTCGCGGGGTACCTGTTCGCGAACGCGCTCGTGGGCGTCGACCCCGGGCCGAGCCGGCCCAGCTACCCGATGCGGCTGGTGCTGCTGTTCGCCACGATGGCGTTCCACGCGTTCTTCGGCGTGGCCCTCATGAGCCAGACGACGCTGCTGGCCGCCGACTGGTTCGGCAACATGGGCCGCCCGTGGGGTTTCACGGCGATCCAGGACCAGCAGCGCGGCGGCGACATCGCCTGGGGCATCGGCGAGCTGCCCACCCTGGTGCTGGCGATCGCCGTCGCGGTGATGTGGACGCGGTCGGACGAGCGCGAGGCCCGCCGCCGTGACCGCAAGGCGGAACGTGACGGCGACGTCGAGCTCCAGGAGTACAACGCGATGCTGGCGGCGATGGCCCACAGGGACGAAGCGGACCGATAG
- a CDS encoding dihydrolipoamide acetyltransferase family protein: MSIQRFPLPDVGEGLTEAEIVEWKVAVGDVVAVNQVLVEIETAKSLVELPSPWAGTVTALLAGEGDTVDVGTPIIEVSSEAFAPAEPAAPAAPAAPGTPSAQPAADPGGSGSVLVGYGTAEPGAAGRRRRRGAGVAAPAGAPVAPAAGPAASAAAAAAARALAPVARPQAPARPAAPAPVAAPAATSPRPPAPSVVGPTTPAAVDEQHVGPDRGTISVPAVNGNGAAAHGRVLAKPPVRKLAKELGVDLATVTPTGPGGIVTREDVVAHTEAARPQVLATYPDDDRPWLASGSVSSDGRRTRVPVKSVRKRTAEAMVASAFTAPHVTVFHTVDVTRTMKLVANLKEDRDFAGVRVTPLLIAAKAVLLAVHRHPEINASWDDAAQEIVYKHYVNLGIAAATPRGLVVPNIKDAHRLDLLHLARAIADLTATARAGRTTPADMSDGTFTITNVGVFGIDTGTPILNPGEAGILAFGAIRQTPWVHHGKIKPRWVTNLSLSFDHRLVDGELGARFLSDVARVLEDPARGLVWG; this comes from the coding sequence GTGTCCATCCAGAGGTTCCCCCTGCCCGACGTCGGTGAGGGCCTGACCGAGGCCGAGATCGTCGAGTGGAAGGTCGCCGTCGGCGACGTCGTGGCCGTCAACCAGGTCCTCGTCGAGATCGAGACCGCCAAGTCCCTCGTCGAGCTGCCCTCCCCGTGGGCCGGGACCGTGACGGCGCTGCTCGCGGGCGAGGGCGACACGGTCGACGTCGGGACGCCGATCATCGAGGTGTCGTCGGAGGCGTTCGCGCCCGCGGAGCCGGCGGCCCCGGCGGCCCCGGCGGCTCCCGGGACGCCGTCCGCGCAGCCCGCGGCCGACCCCGGGGGCTCCGGGTCGGTGCTCGTCGGGTACGGCACGGCCGAACCGGGGGCGGCGGGCCGGCGTCGTCGCCGCGGGGCTGGGGTCGCTGCACCGGCCGGCGCGCCGGTCGCCCCAGCCGCCGGTCCGGCGGCTTCGGCCGCCGCTGCCGCGGCCGCGCGCGCGCTCGCTCCGGTGGCGCGCCCGCAGGCGCCCGCCCGCCCGGCCGCGCCCGCACCTGTCGCCGCCCCCGCCGCGACGTCCCCCCGCCCGCCCGCACCCTCCGTCGTCGGGCCGACGACGCCGGCGGCCGTCGACGAGCAGCACGTCGGGCCGGACCGGGGGACCATCTCGGTGCCCGCCGTCAACGGCAACGGCGCCGCCGCGCACGGCCGCGTGCTTGCCAAGCCGCCGGTGCGCAAGCTCGCCAAGGAGCTTGGCGTCGACCTCGCCACGGTGACCCCCACGGGCCCGGGCGGCATCGTCACGCGCGAGGACGTGGTCGCCCACACGGAGGCGGCCAGGCCGCAGGTCCTGGCCACGTACCCGGACGACGACCGGCCGTGGCTCGCCTCGGGCTCCGTCTCGTCGGACGGCCGCCGCACGCGCGTGCCCGTGAAGTCGGTGCGCAAGCGCACGGCCGAGGCGATGGTCGCGAGCGCGTTCACCGCGCCGCACGTCACCGTCTTCCACACGGTCGACGTCACCAGGACGATGAAGCTCGTCGCGAACCTCAAGGAGGACCGCGACTTCGCGGGCGTGCGCGTCACGCCGCTCCTCATCGCTGCCAAGGCGGTGCTCCTGGCCGTGCACCGGCACCCGGAGATCAACGCGAGCTGGGACGACGCCGCGCAGGAGATCGTCTACAAGCACTACGTGAACCTCGGGATCGCCGCCGCGACCCCGCGAGGCCTCGTGGTCCCGAACATCAAGGACGCCCACCGTCTCGACCTGCTCCACCTCGCCCGTGCGATCGCCGACCTCACGGCCACCGCGCGCGCCGGCCGCACCACCCCCGCGGACATGTCCGACGGCACCTTCACGATCACCAACGTGGGCGTCTTCGGCATCGACACCGGCACGCCGATCCTCAACCCGGGCGAGGCGGGGATCCTCGCCTTCGGCGCCATCCGGCAGACGCCGTGGGTGCACCACGGCAAGATCAAGCCGCGCTGGGTGACCAACCTGTCGCTGAGCTTCGACCACCGCCTGGTGGACGGCGAGCTCGGCGCCCGGTTCCTCTCGGACGTCGCCCGGGTCCTGGAGGACCCGGCCCGCGGCCTCGTCTGGGGCTGA
- a CDS encoding alpha-ketoacid dehydrogenase subunit beta, with translation MTATAVRTSTPAVTGRQTITFAKAITLGLRSVLADDPKTLVMGEDVGRLGGVFRVTDGLQAEFGEDRVVDSPLAESGIVGSAIGLALRGYRPVCEIQFDGFVFPAFDQITTQLSKMHYRSRGRVTVPVVIRIPFGGGIGAVEHHSESPEVLFAHTAGLRVVSPSTLQDAYDMIRAAVASPDPVIFFEPKGRYWSKGEVDLDAPPAPGILDTARVARTGDDVTLVAYGPSVQTALQAADALAAEGTSAEVVDLRAISPLDIPAVVASVRKTGRCVVVHEAPTVHGIGAEVASRVTEEAFHHLEAPVIRVGGFHAPYPVAKLEHHYLPSVDRVLDAVDRSLAY, from the coding sequence ATGACCGCGACCGCAGTACGCACCAGCACCCCGGCCGTGACCGGCAGGCAGACGATCACGTTCGCCAAGGCCATCACCCTCGGCCTGCGCTCCGTGCTCGCCGACGACCCCAAGACGCTCGTCATGGGCGAGGACGTCGGCAGGCTCGGCGGCGTGTTCCGCGTGACCGACGGCCTCCAGGCCGAGTTCGGCGAGGACCGCGTCGTCGACTCCCCGCTCGCCGAGTCGGGCATCGTCGGCTCGGCCATCGGCCTCGCGCTGCGCGGCTACCGGCCGGTCTGCGAGATCCAGTTCGACGGGTTCGTGTTCCCGGCGTTCGACCAGATCACCACGCAGCTCTCGAAGATGCACTACCGCTCGCGCGGTCGCGTCACCGTGCCCGTCGTCATCCGCATCCCGTTCGGCGGCGGCATCGGCGCCGTCGAGCACCACTCCGAGAGCCCCGAGGTGCTGTTCGCGCACACCGCCGGCCTGCGCGTGGTCTCGCCGTCGACGCTGCAGGACGCGTACGACATGATCCGCGCCGCGGTCGCGTCCCCCGACCCCGTCATCTTCTTCGAGCCCAAGGGCCGCTACTGGTCCAAGGGCGAGGTCGACCTCGACGCACCGCCCGCGCCCGGGATCCTCGACACCGCGCGCGTCGCCCGCACCGGCGACGACGTGACGCTCGTCGCGTACGGCCCGAGCGTGCAGACGGCGCTCCAGGCCGCGGACGCGCTCGCCGCCGAGGGCACGTCGGCCGAGGTCGTCGACCTGCGCGCGATCTCCCCGCTCGACATCCCCGCCGTCGTCGCCTCGGTGCGCAAGACCGGCCGCTGCGTCGTCGTGCACGAGGCCCCGACCGTCCACGGCATCGGCGCCGAGGTCGCGTCCCGTGTGACGGAGGAGGCGTTCCACCACCTGGAGGCGCCCGTCATCCGCGTCGGTGGCTTCCACGCCCCGTACCCGGTCGCCAAGCTCGAGCACCACTACCTGCCCTCCGTGGACCGCGTCCTCGACGCCGTCGACCGCTCGCTGGCGTACTGA
- the pdhA gene encoding pyruvate dehydrogenase (acetyl-transferring) E1 component subunit alpha yields the protein MSDQATGEQGLVQLLDPAGVRVETDQNAAYRERVAHLQPDHLRAMYRDMMLTRRFDDESTALQRQGELALFAQARGQEAAQVGSAYALAPQDYVFPSYREHGVLHVRGVDPVDRLRLFRGEDHGGWDPADHNAHLYALVLGSQVLHATGYAMGVQRDGLVGTGDPTRDTAVVAYFGDGTTSQGDVHEAMVFAAVNDAPVVFFLQNNQWAISEPTTRQAKVPLAHRGLGYGIPSVRVDGNDVLACYAVTLEALERAHSGGGPTLVEAFTYRMGAHTTSDDPTRYRDREEEERWRRRDPLDRLEAHLKATGAWDQAWWDGVEADAEALAERIRVETRELGAPPTSAMFEHVYATPHATVADEAAWQAEYETETEAAR from the coding sequence GTGAGCGACCAGGCAACCGGCGAGCAGGGGCTTGTCCAGCTGCTCGACCCCGCCGGCGTGCGAGTGGAGACAGATCAGAACGCGGCCTACCGCGAGCGGGTCGCCCACCTCCAGCCCGACCACCTGCGAGCCATGTACCGCGACATGATGCTCACCCGCCGCTTCGACGACGAGTCCACGGCTCTCCAGCGCCAGGGCGAGCTCGCGCTCTTCGCGCAGGCCCGCGGCCAGGAGGCGGCCCAGGTCGGCTCCGCGTACGCGCTGGCCCCGCAGGACTACGTCTTCCCCTCCTACCGCGAGCACGGCGTGCTGCACGTCCGCGGCGTCGACCCGGTCGACCGCCTGCGCCTCTTCCGCGGCGAGGACCACGGCGGCTGGGACCCGGCCGACCACAACGCGCACCTCTACGCACTGGTGCTCGGTTCGCAGGTGCTGCACGCCACCGGGTACGCGATGGGCGTCCAGCGCGACGGCCTGGTCGGCACCGGCGACCCCACGCGCGACACCGCCGTCGTCGCCTACTTCGGTGACGGGACCACGTCGCAGGGCGACGTCCACGAGGCCATGGTGTTCGCCGCGGTCAACGACGCGCCCGTCGTGTTCTTCCTGCAGAACAACCAGTGGGCCATCTCCGAGCCGACGACGCGGCAGGCCAAGGTGCCGCTCGCGCACCGCGGCCTCGGCTACGGCATCCCCAGCGTGCGCGTCGACGGCAACGACGTCCTCGCCTGCTACGCCGTCACGCTCGAGGCGCTCGAGCGCGCGCACTCCGGCGGCGGCCCCACCCTCGTCGAGGCGTTCACCTACCGCATGGGCGCGCACACGACGTCGGACGACCCGACGCGCTACCGCGACCGCGAGGAGGAGGAGCGCTGGCGCCGCCGCGACCCGCTTGACCGCCTCGAGGCGCACCTCAAGGCGACCGGGGCGTGGGACCAGGCCTGGTGGGACGGCGTCGAGGCCGACGCCGAGGCCCTCGCCGAGCGCATCCGCGTCGAGACGCGCGAGCTCGGCGCCCCGCCCACGTCGGCGATGTTCGAGCACGTCTACGCCACCCCCCACGCGACCGTCGCCGACGAGGCCGCGTGGCAGGCCGAGTACGAGACCGAGACGGAGGCAGCGCGATGA
- the hisC gene encoding histidinol-phosphate transaminase, which translates to MLSAVETGPDRTSDTPAHVPLRPAVEALPPYVPGARPTSGEQLWKLSSNENPYAPLPSVVEAIARAAAETNRYPDMYATELVEALAAFVGVDPEQVVVGNGSVAVLAHLLNAVVDAGDEVVFPWRSFEAYPIAVSVAGGRSVTVPLGADGRLDLPAMAAAVTDRTRVILVCTPNNPTGPVVHADELDELLAAVPQDVMVVIDEAYLEFVRDAAVPDAVALLARHDNVVLLRTLSKAYGLAGLRVGYAIAAPRLAAGIRAVSTPFGVSHVAQQAALASLEPTAQAELMERVDALVAERARVQAALREQGWDLPDSQANFVWFPLGERTMECAAQARRAGVLVRPFAGDGLRVSIGEVEANDAFLEVAATWL; encoded by the coding sequence ATGCTGAGCGCCGTGGAGACAGGCCCCGACCGCACTTCTGACACCCCCGCGCACGTCCCGCTGCGCCCGGCCGTCGAGGCACTGCCTCCGTACGTCCCCGGGGCACGCCCGACGTCCGGCGAGCAGCTGTGGAAGCTCTCGTCGAACGAGAACCCCTACGCTCCGCTGCCCTCGGTGGTCGAGGCCATCGCGAGGGCCGCGGCGGAGACGAACCGCTACCCCGACATGTACGCCACCGAGCTCGTCGAGGCGCTCGCGGCCTTCGTGGGCGTCGACCCGGAGCAGGTCGTCGTGGGCAACGGGTCCGTCGCGGTGCTCGCGCACCTGCTGAACGCCGTCGTCGACGCCGGCGACGAGGTGGTGTTCCCGTGGCGGTCGTTCGAGGCGTACCCCATCGCGGTGTCCGTGGCGGGCGGCCGCTCGGTCACGGTGCCGCTCGGTGCTGACGGGCGGCTCGACCTGCCGGCCATGGCGGCCGCGGTCACCGACCGCACGCGCGTGATCCTCGTGTGCACCCCGAACAACCCGACGGGCCCCGTGGTGCACGCCGACGAGCTCGACGAGCTCCTCGCCGCGGTGCCGCAGGACGTCATGGTCGTGATCGACGAGGCGTACCTGGAGTTCGTGCGCGACGCCGCGGTGCCTGACGCCGTCGCGCTGCTCGCCCGTCACGACAACGTGGTGCTGCTGCGCACGCTGTCCAAGGCGTACGGCCTGGCCGGGCTGCGCGTCGGGTACGCCATCGCCGCGCCGCGCCTGGCGGCCGGGATCCGGGCCGTGTCGACGCCCTTCGGCGTCTCGCACGTGGCTCAGCAGGCCGCGCTCGCCTCGCTCGAGCCCACCGCGCAGGCCGAGCTCATGGAGCGCGTGGACGCGCTCGTCGCCGAGCGCGCGCGGGTCCAGGCCGCGCTGCGCGAGCAGGGCTGGGACCTGCCCGACTCGCAGGCCAACTTCGTCTGGTTCCCGCTGGGGGAGCGGACCATGGAGTGCGCCGCGCAGGCGCGCCGCGCCGGGGTGCTGGTCCGCCCGTTCGCGGGCGACGGGCTGCGCGTGAGCATCGGCGAGGTCGAGGCGAACGACGCGTTCCTCGAGGTCGCCGCCACCTGGCTCTGA
- a CDS encoding phage holin family protein, with product MYFVVRVLVTALALWLTSLVIPNNVDIVDDGTKGGTLVAVLVVALIFNLVHAVIKPIIKVLSIPLYLLTLGLFSLVVNAALLGIVTWITDQGWFGDQPWGLDVDGGFWWYVLAALIIAVFQVILSRLAPKKARRR from the coding sequence ATGTACTTCGTCGTGCGCGTCCTGGTGACGGCCCTCGCCCTGTGGCTGACGAGCCTCGTCATCCCGAACAACGTCGACATCGTCGACGACGGCACGAAGGGCGGCACGCTCGTCGCGGTGCTCGTCGTGGCGCTGATCTTCAACCTCGTCCACGCCGTGATCAAGCCGATCATCAAGGTGCTGTCCATCCCGCTGTACCTGCTGACGCTGGGGCTGTTCTCGCTGGTGGTCAACGCGGCGCTCCTCGGGATCGTCACGTGGATCACCGACCAGGGCTGGTTCGGCGACCAGCCCTGGGGCCTCGACGTCGACGGCGGCTTCTGGTGGTACGTGCTCGCCGCGCTGATCATCGCCGTCTTCCAGGTCATCCTGAGCCGCCTCGCGCCGAAGAAGGCGCGGCGCCGCTGA